A region of Moorena producens PAL-8-15-08-1 DNA encodes the following proteins:
- a CDS encoding transposase, whose amino-acid sequence MYDSMAGRFEGLSDLEWKLFEDIFPKDPEKRGKGMPHCPYRYVLNSLLYLLITGCRWCDLPRGEIWASKSSSHRWLKRWRLDGTFEHLQARVLAIADQKGLIKWEFGAVDGSFSPWQGRR is encoded by the coding sequence GTGTATGACTCTATGGCTGGGCGCTTTGAAGGGTTAAGTGATTTGGAATGGAAGTTGTTTGAAGATATCTTCCCCAAGGACCCAGAAAAACGGGGTAAAGGAATGCCTCATTGTCCCTATCGTTATGTTTTAAACAGTTTGTTGTACCTACTGATTACTGGATGTAGATGGTGTGATCTACCACGAGGGGAGATCTGGGCATCAAAAAGTTCGTCTCATCGATGGCTAAAGCGATGGCGCTTAGATGGAACATTTGAACATTTACAAGCACGTGTGCTAGCGATCGCAGATCAAAAGGGCTTGATTAAATGGGAGTTTGGTGCCGTAGACGGCTCTTTTTCCCCCTGGCAAGGGAGGAGGTGA
- a CDS encoding transposase has translation MAYGGKGKGVLIHTLTEGSGMPLANCTTPANGSEREQVLPLLDQVKLKTLKPGRPRKRLKVLAADKGYDSKEKRAALRKRGIRPQIPKRIWKTKKNRGRPIKMSVPRYQQERCFAWYSAKISSSSGSLGTTKSLF, from the coding sequence ATTGCTTATGGTGGTAAAGGTAAAGGTGTTCTGATTCACACCCTGACTGAAGGTAGTGGAATGCCTCTAGCTAACTGTACAACTCCTGCCAATGGTAGTGAAAGAGAACAAGTCTTACCTCTACTGGATCAAGTCAAATTGAAAACTTTGAAACCAGGTAGACCACGTAAGAGGCTCAAGGTACTAGCTGCCGATAAAGGTTATGATTCCAAAGAAAAACGTGCTGCTCTGCGTAAGCGAGGCATTCGACCCCAAATACCAAAACGGATTTGGAAAACCAAGAAAAATCGAGGAAGACCGATTAAAATGTCGGTGCCCAGATATCAACAGGAACGTTGTTTTGCTTGGTATAGCGCGAAAATATCGTCGTCTAGTGGTTCGTTGGGAACGACAAAAAGTTTATTTTGA
- a CDS encoding DUF6326 family protein: protein MIYNKKTIGIDRKALLSTLWLFFLLNMIFRDIHEFFRPGLLEEIMTGIVNGTKVTDGMLLVGSIMMEIPISMVLLSRVLNYRLNRWANIIAGAITIAFVIGIGPKDLDDMFFSTIEVVSLSLIVWYA from the coding sequence ATGATTTATAACAAAAAGACCATCGGAATAGATAGAAAAGCTTTACTTTCTACATTATGGCTATTTTTCCTATTGAATATGATTTTCCGAGATATTCATGAGTTCTTTAGACCAGGGCTTTTAGAAGAAATCATGACAGGCATCGTCAATGGTACTAAAGTGACTGACGGAATGTTGTTAGTAGGCTCCATCATGATGGAGATTCCGATTTCTATGGTTCTCTTGTCTCGGGTATTGAACTATCGATTAAATCGCTGGGCAAACATCATCGCAGGTGCAATCACTATTGCGTTTGTTATCGGTATTGGACCGAAAGATCTTGACGATATGTTTTTTTCAACTATAGAAGTTGTGTCTCTGTCACTAATTGTCTGGTATGCATGA
- a CDS encoding class I SAM-dependent methyltransferase — translation MMKHSAKFYDKIAEGYAKQPIADEAAYQKKLQVTQEYFKPEMEVLEFGCGTGSTAIIHAPYVKHIRAIDISSKMIEIAQGKAEANNINNVTFEQLTIEELTVADETFDVVLGLSILHLLEYKEKAIAKIHKMLKPGGILVTSTACLGDTMKWFKIVAPIGKFLGLIPLVKIFTTKELSDSLTNGGFAIDYHWQPSKGKAVFIVAKKALVGAINSNC, via the coding sequence ATGATGAAACACTCAGCTAAATTTTATGACAAAATCGCAGAAGGCTATGCCAAACAACCCATTGCTGATGAAGCAGCTTACCAGAAAAAACTACAAGTCACACAGGAATACTTTAAGCCAGAGATGGAAGTGCTGGAGTTTGGCTGCGGGACGGGATCGACCGCTATCATTCACGCACCCTACGTTAAACATATTCGCGCCATAGATATCTCATCCAAAATGATTGAAATAGCCCAAGGTAAAGCTGAGGCAAACAACATCAACAATGTTACCTTTGAACAATTGACTATCGAAGAATTAACTGTAGCCGATGAAACCTTTGATGTGGTGTTAGGACTGAGTATTTTGCACTTACTAGAATACAAAGAAAAAGCGATCGCCAAAATTCACAAGATGCTCAAACCAGGCGGAATTTTAGTCACCAGTACAGCGTGTCTTGGAGATACCATGAAGTGGTTTAAGATCGTCGCGCCGATTGGAAAATTCTTGGGTTTAATACCGTTGGTTAAGATTTTTACGACAAAAGAATTGTCAGACAGTTTGACCAATGGCGGTTTTGCGATTGACTACCATTGGCAACCGAGCAAAGGCAAAGCGGTGTTTATT
- a CDS encoding MerR family transcriptional regulator: MYSIGEFSRIAQVSKRLLRYYDQIGLFQPMFVDPASGHRYYSATQLPTLNRILALKELGLSLDQIRRFIKDDISLEEIQGMLLMKKAELEQQVLDELKRIRTIESRLKQIKDRATHVRDVVVKQVPQQQLIGIRKILSTGESPDDFFWSVMNALPGDNNTTYGPMTIVLHGDGVSSDRIDVELGRLLYKTDRASLTTYDGMTLDPRSLPSATMATFIPPTNSCAKLLGYNAIGEWVEANHYAFAGPVRLVFLELPKRPGDSDFVMEIQFPICKRTVDLDLRSIN; the protein is encoded by the coding sequence ATGTACAGCATTGGGGAATTTTCTAGGATCGCTCAGGTTTCTAAGCGTTTACTGCGCTACTACGATCAGATTGGTCTGTTTCAACCGATGTTCGTTGATCCTGCCAGTGGTCATCGTTACTACAGCGCAACCCAATTGCCCACACTCAACCGCATTCTCGCCCTCAAAGAATTGGGGTTATCGTTGGATCAAATCCGACGATTCATCAAAGATGATATCTCCCTCGAAGAAATTCAGGGTATGTTGTTGATGAAAAAAGCCGAGTTAGAGCAACAGGTGCTCGATGAACTCAAACGCATTCGCACAATTGAATCACGCTTAAAGCAAATTAAAGATCGTGCTACCCATGTGCGTGATGTGGTGGTGAAGCAAGTCCCCCAACAACAGCTTATCGGAATACGCAAGATCTTATCAACGGGTGAGTCACCAGATGATTTCTTCTGGTCTGTGATGAACGCTCTTCCTGGGGACAATAATACCACCTATGGACCGATGACGATTGTCCTTCATGGGGATGGAGTAAGCAGCGATCGCATTGATGTTGAACTGGGACGCTTGCTTTATAAGACCGATCGTGCTTCCCTTACTACCTATGACGGTATGACCCTCGATCCGCGATCACTTCCATCGGCAACAATGGCAACATTTATTCCTCCTACGAATTCTTGTGCCAAGCTTCTGGGGTACAACGCGATCGGCGAATGGGTAGAAGCCAATCACTATGCTTTCGCTGGTCCGGTGCGACTAGTGTTTCTGGAATTGCCCAAACGACCAGGTGATTCGGACTTTGTGATGGAAATTCAATTTCCGATCTGCAAGCGAACAGTAGATCTGGACTTGCGATCGATAAACTAG
- the hisS gene encoding histidine--tRNA ligase, with product MGLIQALRGTRDILPDEVGYWQQVEAIAQQILNRAAYREIRPPIFERTELFERGIGEATDVVGKEMYTFNDRATPPRSVTLRPEGTAGVVRAYIQNSLYAAGGVQRLWYTGPMFRYENPQAGRQRQFHQLGVEVIGSRDARADAEVIAIAMDILNTLGLVNLRLNLNSVGSTEDRQQYRQALVDYLTPYKDELDEDSQDRLTRNPLRILDSKDKRTQEIAQDAPSILDYLSSESQSHFDQVKQLLQDLGISYQLNPRLVRGLDYYTHTAFEIISDDLGAQATVCGGGRYDGLVDELGGNQTPAVGWAIGLERLVILLQQLQASQTLALDFYLVSRGEVAQAQGLKLAQQLRKAGLAVELDLSGSAFGKQFKRADRSGAVACLVIGDAEAQSNTVNLKWLASGEQETMTQADLLDKTEQLKEQIEPLR from the coding sequence ATGGGTTTAATCCAGGCTTTACGAGGAACACGGGATATCCTGCCAGACGAAGTTGGATATTGGCAGCAAGTAGAAGCGATCGCACAACAGATTCTCAATAGAGCGGCTTATCGAGAAATTCGTCCTCCCATTTTTGAGCGTACTGAACTGTTTGAACGGGGAATTGGGGAAGCTACCGATGTGGTAGGGAAGGAAATGTATACCTTCAACGACCGGGCAACCCCTCCTCGTTCGGTGACACTACGTCCAGAAGGGACAGCGGGAGTAGTGCGAGCTTATATTCAAAATAGCCTCTATGCTGCTGGTGGGGTACAACGCCTCTGGTATACCGGTCCAATGTTTCGCTATGAAAATCCCCAAGCTGGACGACAGCGACAGTTTCATCAATTGGGGGTAGAGGTGATTGGTTCTCGTGATGCCAGGGCAGATGCAGAAGTCATTGCGATCGCAATGGATATCCTCAATACCTTGGGTCTAGTTAACCTGAGACTTAACCTCAATTCTGTCGGTAGTACCGAAGACCGTCAACAGTACCGACAGGCTCTGGTAGATTACCTCACTCCTTACAAAGATGAGTTGGACGAAGATTCTCAAGACCGTTTAACTCGCAATCCCCTCAGGATTTTAGATAGTAAAGACAAACGTACTCAAGAGATTGCTCAGGATGCTCCCAGTATTTTAGACTATCTTAGTTCAGAGTCCCAAAGTCATTTTGATCAGGTAAAGCAGTTGTTGCAGGATTTAGGGATTAGTTACCAGCTCAATCCTCGCTTGGTGCGGGGGTTGGATTACTACACCCACACTGCCTTTGAAATTATCTCTGATGACTTAGGCGCTCAAGCAACGGTTTGTGGTGGTGGTCGCTATGACGGATTAGTCGATGAATTGGGGGGAAATCAAACTCCAGCCGTTGGTTGGGCGATTGGTTTAGAGCGTTTGGTGATTTTGCTGCAACAACTGCAAGCCTCACAAACCCTAGCGCTAGATTTTTATCTAGTATCCAGAGGTGAAGTAGCTCAAGCTCAAGGGTTGAAACTGGCTCAGCAACTGCGCAAAGCTGGGTTGGCTGTAGAACTCGACTTGAGTGGAAGTGCTTTTGGTAAACAGTTTAAGCGAGCTGACCGCAGTGGTGCGGTGGCTTGTTTAGTGATCGGAGATGCTGAAGCTCAGAGCAACACCGTGAATTTGAAATGGCTGGCCTCTGGGGAACAAGAAACTATGACCCAAGCTGATTTATTGGATAAAACTGAGCAGTTAAAAGAGCAGATAGAACCTTTGCGTTGA